In the Methylophilus sp. 5 genome, one interval contains:
- the pgi gene encoding glucose-6-phosphate isomerase — protein MAKLTTHPSWHTLNQHQIEMRDVQMRDLFKQNPKRFEEFSLTVEDILLDYSKHRITKETLAQLFQLARDSNIEQWRSRMFSGEKINITENRAVLHTALRNRSNTPVLVDGKDVMPEVNAVLVQMRSFTEQVRSGQWTGFTGKRITDVVNIGIGGSDLGPVMACDALKPYASPDLKAHFVSNIDGAHLMRVLENCNPETTLFIVASKTFTTQETMTNAHSARRWFLTAAKQDQHVAKHFVALSTNATAVQAFGIDTNNMFAFWDWVGGRYSLWSAIGLSIALYVGMDNFEQLLAGGHAMDQHFQSAPLEQNMPVIMALLGVWYNNFFHVDTHAILPYDQGMSRFAAYLQQADMESNGKFICRDGSRVSYKTGPVIWGEAGTNGQHAFYQLIHQGTQIVPADFLMPANSHYKIGSPDDQHHKILLANFLAQTQALMLGKTREEARAELEKQGLSGEALEDLLPHKVFEGNRPTTSIVFKQLTPYTLGKLIALYEHKIFVQGIIWDINSYDQWGVEYGKQIASQILPQLNTPDEITSFDSSTNGLINYAKKIS, from the coding sequence ATGGCAAAACTAACCACACACCCGAGCTGGCACACGCTGAACCAGCATCAAATTGAAATGCGCGATGTTCAGATGCGCGACCTGTTCAAACAAAATCCAAAACGCTTTGAAGAGTTCAGCTTAACAGTAGAAGACATCCTGCTCGACTACTCCAAGCACCGCATTACCAAAGAAACCCTGGCCCAACTGTTTCAGCTGGCGCGTGACTCCAATATTGAACAATGGCGCAGCCGCATGTTTAGCGGTGAAAAAATCAATATCACTGAAAATCGTGCCGTATTGCACACCGCCCTGCGCAACCGTAGCAACACGCCAGTGTTGGTCGACGGCAAAGATGTAATGCCTGAAGTAAACGCCGTGCTGGTACAAATGCGCAGCTTTACCGAGCAAGTGCGCAGCGGCCAGTGGACTGGCTTTACCGGCAAACGCATCACCGACGTGGTGAATATTGGTATTGGCGGCTCAGACCTGGGCCCAGTCATGGCCTGCGATGCATTAAAGCCTTACGCTAGCCCAGACCTGAAAGCACATTTCGTCTCCAATATTGATGGCGCGCACCTGATGCGTGTGTTGGAGAACTGCAACCCAGAGACAACCTTGTTTATTGTTGCCTCTAAAACATTCACTACGCAAGAAACCATGACTAACGCACACTCTGCGCGTCGCTGGTTCCTCACTGCCGCCAAACAAGACCAGCACGTCGCCAAGCATTTTGTTGCCTTGTCTACCAATGCTACTGCCGTGCAAGCGTTTGGTATTGATACCAATAATATGTTCGCCTTCTGGGACTGGGTAGGCGGTCGCTACTCTTTGTGGTCTGCGATTGGTTTGTCAATTGCCTTGTATGTCGGTATGGACAATTTTGAACAGTTGCTGGCTGGTGGCCATGCCATGGACCAGCACTTTCAGAGCGCACCACTCGAGCAAAACATGCCAGTGATCATGGCCTTGCTGGGCGTGTGGTATAACAACTTCTTTCATGTCGATACGCACGCTATCCTGCCTTATGACCAAGGCATGTCGCGCTTTGCTGCTTATTTGCAACAGGCAGACATGGAAAGTAACGGCAAGTTTATTTGCCGTGATGGTAGCCGTGTCAGCTACAAAACCGGCCCGGTCATCTGGGGTGAGGCTGGCACCAACGGTCAACACGCGTTTTACCAGCTGATTCACCAAGGCACACAAATCGTGCCGGCTGACTTTTTAATGCCAGCCAACAGCCACTACAAAATTGGCAGCCCGGATGACCAGCACCACAAAATCTTGCTGGCCAACTTCTTGGCGCAAACCCAGGCATTAATGCTGGGTAAAACGCGCGAAGAAGCCCGTGCCGAGTTGGAAAAACAAGGCCTGAGCGGTGAAGCACTGGAAGACCTGTTACCCCACAAAGTGTTTGAAGGTAACCGCCCAACCACCTCTATCGTATTCAAGCAGTTAACGCCTTATACCCTGGGTAAACTGATTGCGCTGTATGAGCACAAAATATTCGTGCAAGGCATTATCTGGGACATTAACAGCTATGACCAATGGGGCGTAGAATACGGCAAACAAATTGCCAGCCAGATTCTGCCGCAACTCAATACGCCGGATGAGATTACCAGCTTTGATAGCTCAACCAATGGCTTAATTAATTACGCGAAGAAAATATCTTAG
- the glgB gene encoding 1,4-alpha-glucan branching protein GlgB yields MTVKPSVTHHPDTLHLQRILDATHHNPFEYLGVHADGAQGPWHARVFLPNADQVWLKVNEAWQAMTRSHQQGLFLYKSTTTINSPLELKIQLHGAKNSYETIDTYSLDSTVSAQDLHLFAEGRLFEAYNTLGAIPMRVNGVDGVRFAVWAPNAGRVSVVGSFNQWDGRVHAMRALGSSGVWELFIPQLTEHDLYKFELRNREHGHVMIKADPYGKAFEARPGTANRICQSHYTWQDETWQQARQQKDWLHAPFNCYEVHLGSWQRDQNGHFLSYRAMADALIPHVVDMGYTHIELLPIAEHPLNESWGYQVTGYFAPTQRYGSPDDLKYLIDRCHAANIGVILDWVPGHFPKDDWALARFDGTALYEHADPRLGEHMDWGTYIFNYGRNEVRCFLLSNAYYWLQEFHIDGFRVDAVASMLYLDYSRKDGEWLPNAYGGRENLDVIEFLKQLNVMVGERFPGVLTIAEESTAWPAVSRPVYAGGLGFSMKWNMGWMNDILTYMQLDPVYRQYHHNRLTFGQMYAYSENFVLPFSHDEVVHGKKSLLEKMPGDTWQKFSNLRLLQTMQMTMPGKKLNFMGNEFGQSREWSINQSLDWHLLEQSTPDHALHRGIQSLSRDLNTLYRQHPALHAHDFDVQGFQWIDCEDAGQSILSYIRRGNDHSFVIIVLNFTPVTRHQYRLGVPQSGYYQEVLNSDAACYGGSNVGNGHGCQSDPVPWMEHPASISLNLPPLAGVILQLQ; encoded by the coding sequence ATGACAGTCAAACCTTCAGTCACCCACCATCCCGACACTTTGCACCTGCAACGTATTTTGGACGCGACGCACCACAACCCTTTTGAATACTTGGGTGTGCATGCAGATGGCGCCCAGGGTCCGTGGCATGCACGGGTTTTCCTGCCCAATGCCGACCAGGTGTGGCTCAAGGTGAATGAGGCCTGGCAAGCCATGACACGCAGCCATCAGCAAGGCCTTTTTCTTTACAAGTCAACCACAACTATCAACAGCCCGCTTGAGCTAAAAATACAATTACATGGCGCGAAAAACAGCTACGAAACCATAGACACTTACAGCCTCGACAGCACAGTATCAGCACAAGACTTGCACCTGTTTGCAGAAGGCAGGCTATTTGAGGCATATAACACGCTGGGCGCTATCCCCATGCGCGTCAATGGGGTCGATGGTGTCAGGTTTGCGGTATGGGCGCCTAATGCCGGACGCGTCAGTGTCGTCGGCAGCTTTAACCAGTGGGATGGCCGTGTACACGCCATGCGGGCGCTGGGTAGTAGCGGCGTGTGGGAACTGTTTATCCCGCAACTGACCGAGCACGACTTATACAAGTTTGAGCTGCGCAATCGCGAACATGGCCATGTGATGATCAAGGCCGACCCTTATGGCAAAGCCTTTGAAGCGAGGCCAGGCACCGCTAACCGCATTTGCCAGAGCCATTACACCTGGCAAGATGAAACATGGCAGCAAGCCCGCCAGCAAAAAGATTGGCTGCATGCGCCCTTTAACTGCTACGAAGTGCATTTAGGCAGCTGGCAGCGCGACCAAAACGGCCACTTTCTGAGTTATCGCGCCATGGCAGATGCGCTGATTCCGCATGTGGTTGACATGGGTTATACCCACATTGAATTACTACCCATTGCCGAACACCCACTCAATGAATCATGGGGTTACCAGGTCACGGGCTATTTTGCACCCACGCAACGCTACGGCAGCCCGGATGATTTAAAGTACCTGATTGACCGTTGCCATGCCGCCAATATTGGCGTGATTCTTGATTGGGTACCAGGGCATTTTCCCAAGGACGACTGGGCGCTGGCACGGTTTGACGGCACCGCCCTGTATGAGCATGCCGACCCCAGGCTGGGCGAGCATATGGACTGGGGCACCTATATTTTCAATTATGGCCGTAATGAAGTGCGCTGCTTTTTGTTAAGCAACGCCTATTACTGGCTACAAGAGTTTCATATTGATGGCTTCCGTGTCGACGCGGTAGCCTCCATGCTTTATCTGGACTACTCACGCAAAGACGGTGAGTGGCTGCCAAACGCTTACGGTGGCCGCGAGAACCTCGATGTGATCGAGTTTTTGAAGCAACTCAACGTGATGGTCGGCGAGCGGTTTCCGGGCGTACTCACCATCGCCGAAGAGTCTACCGCGTGGCCCGCAGTGTCACGCCCGGTTTATGCTGGCGGCCTTGGCTTTAGCATGAAATGGAACATGGGCTGGATGAACGATATCTTGACTTACATGCAACTGGACCCGGTGTATCGTCAATATCATCACAACCGCCTGACATTCGGGCAAATGTACGCTTACTCTGAGAATTTTGTGCTGCCGTTCTCGCACGATGAAGTGGTGCACGGCAAAAAATCATTGCTGGAAAAAATGCCTGGCGATACCTGGCAAAAGTTCTCTAATTTGCGTCTGCTACAAACCATGCAAATGACCATGCCGGGCAAAAAACTCAACTTTATGGGTAACGAGTTTGGCCAAAGCCGCGAGTGGAGCATCAACCAAAGCCTGGACTGGCACCTGCTGGAACAATCGACGCCTGACCATGCCCTGCACAGAGGCATACAGTCACTGAGCCGAGACCTGAACACCCTGTATCGCCAACACCCGGCGCTGCATGCACACGACTTTGACGTACAAGGTTTTCAATGGATAGATTGTGAGGACGCAGGCCAATCAATATTGAGCTACATCAGACGCGGCAATGACCATAGTTTTGTTATAATAGTGTTAAATTTTACACCAGTAACACGCCATCAATATCGTTTGGGCGTACCGCAATCGGGTTACTATCAGGAAGTGTTAAACAGTGATGCCGCCTGTTATGGTGGCAGCAATGTTGGGAATGGTCACGGCTGTCAAAGCGACCCAGTGCCTTGGATGGAGCATCCAGCCTCCATCAGCCTCAACTTGCCACCACTGGCTGGTGTCATACTTCAGTTACAATAG
- a CDS encoding sensor histidine kinase, protein MSTPAIHSAASLAGANSPVDSVKDALHESERRFSAIVSSIPGLVFQMHMTADAQVVFTYLSEGCEALLGIPAAALLKDAQTLFNAMEEHSASQFKHNLQKSARQHKRLDWEGKIWIADWQDMKWVNIRATVQDLGQGAVQWDGIMLNISQSKHEKQEIEQARRDLQALTAHLNQVKEQERVSIAREIHDDLGGNLTAMKLGLSTIIQQIEGDLPVNLEQATMLQAIINQTFDAVHRISGNLRPNILDLGLVDALEWQVSQFKKQLGVTAKFVTNCHDLECDADQSMALFRICQEALSNIAKYARADLVSVELSLVDQALVMRISDNGIGIAPADKIKPNSFGLRGMQERAAALGGECHIEASANGPGTCIHVHAPLMAAS, encoded by the coding sequence GTGTCCACTCCTGCCATCCATTCTGCTGCCAGCCTTGCTGGCGCCAATTCCCCTGTTGATAGCGTCAAAGATGCCTTGCATGAAAGCGAGCGCCGGTTTTCCGCGATTGTGTCGAGTATTCCCGGGCTGGTGTTTCAAATGCATATGACGGCAGATGCACAGGTGGTGTTTACTTACCTGAGTGAAGGCTGTGAGGCGCTGCTGGGTATTCCGGCCGCAGCCTTACTCAAAGACGCACAAACGCTGTTTAATGCGATGGAAGAGCACTCTGCCAGCCAGTTTAAGCACAACCTGCAAAAGTCGGCCCGTCAGCACAAACGGCTAGATTGGGAAGGTAAAATCTGGATCGCCGACTGGCAGGATATGAAGTGGGTCAATATCCGCGCAACGGTACAAGACCTGGGCCAGGGTGCCGTGCAGTGGGATGGCATCATGCTTAACATCAGCCAGAGCAAACATGAAAAACAGGAGATTGAGCAGGCCAGGCGCGATTTGCAGGCGCTAACTGCCCATTTAAATCAAGTGAAAGAGCAAGAGCGGGTGAGTATCGCGCGCGAGATTCATGATGACCTGGGCGGCAACCTGACGGCGATGAAGCTGGGGTTATCGACCATTATTCAGCAAATCGAGGGTGATTTGCCGGTGAACTTGGAGCAAGCCACCATGTTGCAGGCCATTATCAACCAAACATTTGATGCCGTGCACAGAATCTCGGGCAATCTGCGTCCGAATATTCTGGATTTAGGCCTGGTCGATGCATTGGAATGGCAAGTGAGCCAGTTTAAAAAGCAACTGGGCGTGACGGCCAAGTTTGTCACCAATTGCCATGACCTTGAATGTGATGCGGATCAGTCGATGGCGCTGTTCCGCATCTGTCAGGAGGCGCTGTCGAATATTGCTAAATATGCGCGGGCTGACCTGGTGTCGGTGGAGTTATCGTTAGTCGATCAAGCCTTGGTGATGCGTATTTCTGATAACGGCATTGGCATTGCCCCAGCCGATAAAATAAAACCCAATTCGTTTGGCCTGCGCGGAATGCAAGAGCGGGCCGCTGCATTGGGCGGCGAATGTCATATTGAAGCTTCAGCCAATGGTCCGGGCACCTGTATCCATGTGCACGCGCCATTGATGGCTGCCTCGTGA
- the glgC gene encoding glucose-1-phosphate adenylyltransferase has protein sequence MSQAAEFIERRKSSRRQERPSDRFISNLTKNTVAIILAGGRGSRLKNLTDWRAKPAVQFGGKFRIIDFPLSNCINSGIRRINVATQYKAQSLIQHVQRGWGFLRGEFNEYVNIIPAQQRLGEEWYKGTADAVYQNIDLLRENGGEYILVLAGDHIYKMDYGKMLATHVRSNADMTIACINVPLEDAKGFGVLEVDGTDRVVAFDEKPAHPKPTPNDPELAFASMGIYIFNAKFLYEQLIRDAYDRKSNHDFGQDIIPYIIKKYRVQAHRFTDSCVGALGNNYYWRDVGTIDAYWEANMELTKVIPELNLYDSDWPIWTYQEQLPPAKFVFKDEGRTGKATDSLVSGGCLISGSCVSNSVLFSGVHVADYSDLDGAIVLPKVKINEGVVMRNAVIDRGCEIPAGMHIGVDLARDRKRFYVSEKGIVLVTPDMLGQDLYRVK, from the coding sequence ATGTCTCAAGCAGCAGAGTTTATCGAACGTCGTAAAAGTAGCCGGCGGCAAGAACGTCCTTCTGACCGCTTTATCAGTAACCTGACCAAAAATACCGTTGCGATTATCCTGGCTGGTGGCCGCGGTAGTCGATTGAAAAATCTGACTGACTGGCGAGCGAAACCGGCCGTGCAGTTTGGCGGCAAGTTTCGAATTATCGATTTTCCGCTCTCTAATTGTATTAACTCCGGCATTCGCCGCATCAACGTTGCTACCCAATACAAGGCGCAGAGCCTGATTCAACACGTGCAGCGTGGCTGGGGTTTTTTGCGCGGCGAATTTAACGAGTACGTCAATATTATTCCGGCCCAGCAGCGCTTGGGTGAAGAGTGGTACAAAGGTACGGCAGATGCCGTATACCAGAACATAGACTTGTTACGCGAGAATGGTGGTGAATACATTTTAGTGCTGGCAGGTGACCATATTTATAAAATGGACTACGGCAAGATGCTGGCGACCCATGTGCGCAGCAATGCAGACATGACCATTGCCTGCATTAACGTGCCGCTAGAGGACGCTAAAGGATTTGGTGTGCTGGAGGTAGATGGCACCGACAGAGTGGTGGCCTTTGACGAAAAGCCGGCGCATCCTAAGCCTACGCCTAACGACCCTGAACTCGCGTTTGCCAGCATGGGCATTTATATTTTTAATGCCAAATTTCTGTATGAACAACTCATCAGGGATGCTTACGACCGTAAATCCAACCATGATTTCGGCCAGGATATTATCCCTTACATCATCAAGAAATACCGGGTACAGGCGCACCGTTTTACTGACAGTTGCGTGGGTGCATTGGGCAACAATTATTACTGGCGTGATGTCGGTACGATTGATGCCTATTGGGAAGCAAATATGGAACTGACCAAGGTGATCCCAGAGCTTAATCTGTATGACAGCGACTGGCCGATCTGGACTTATCAGGAACAATTGCCACCAGCAAAATTTGTGTTTAAAGATGAAGGCCGCACTGGCAAGGCGACTGACTCACTGGTGTCTGGCGGTTGCCTGATCAGTGGGTCTTGTGTCTCTAATTCGGTGTTGTTTTCAGGTGTGCATGTTGCCGATTATTCAGACCTGGACGGTGCGATTGTGTTGCCAAAAGTCAAAATCAATGAAGGCGTGGTGATGCGCAATGCGGTGATTGACCGTGGTTGCGAGATTCCGGCCGGTATGCACATTGGGGTAGATCTGGCGCGTGATAGAAAACGTTTTTATGTCTCTGAAAAGGGCATCGTGCTGGTGACGCCGGATATGCTGGGACAGGATTTATACCGTGTGAAGTAA
- a CDS encoding response regulator transcription factor: MDIQKIKVIIVDDHAILRSGIKQILIASGDIEVVGEAENVAQAIKCVRECAADVMLLDISLPDKTGIEALKLIKRENAALNILMLSMYMEEQYAVRSIRSGASGYLCKHTASEELLTAIHTLAKGKKYITPNVAEILAEQVGNDHAIAPHEALSDREFQVMRLIASGLSVSEIADKLALSVKTVSMYRTRLLEKMHLKHNADITHYAIKNQLV; this comes from the coding sequence GTGGATATACAAAAAATTAAAGTCATTATCGTCGATGACCATGCTATTTTACGTTCGGGCATCAAGCAGATATTGATCGCCAGTGGCGATATTGAAGTGGTCGGTGAGGCCGAAAATGTGGCACAGGCGATTAAATGTGTCCGTGAATGTGCGGCCGATGTTATGTTGCTGGATATTTCATTGCCTGATAAAACCGGTATTGAGGCGCTGAAGCTGATTAAACGTGAAAACGCCGCGTTGAATATCCTCATGCTGTCGATGTATATGGAAGAGCAATATGCAGTGCGGTCGATACGCTCTGGCGCGTCCGGTTATTTATGCAAGCATACGGCTTCTGAAGAGTTATTAACCGCGATACACACGCTGGCCAAAGGCAAAAAATACATCACGCCTAATGTGGCAGAAATTTTGGCAGAGCAGGTGGGTAACGACCATGCAATCGCACCGCACGAAGCCTTGTCTGACCGCGAGTTTCAAGTCATGCGGCTGATTGCTTCTGGCTTATCTGTGAGTGAGATTGCCGATAAACTCGCCTTGTCAGTGAAAACCGTGAGTATGTATCGCACGCGCCTGCTGGAAAAAATGCACCTGAAACACAATGCGGATATCACGCATTATGCGATTAAAAACCAGCTGGTTTAA
- a CDS encoding GGDEF domain-containing protein gives MTASEIARETIKQMAVRRVEPTPENYTQIYFEVAGKPVKEDAVGALRKALKQLPHDSMEQTNWINRWEKLLKQDNWQGLGELLTESMQQQLSHSTKWPKAIRTLLLAWDDKRSGVDVARKRETLERVLINFGSDESLSDKLIGMANHWLPSDAGGDGIPLTDNTEAPAPVTALVEAVGAEGLPSDVQQFHGAFTILQTLLKQTLQLGLIPRLEGYPDLQTEAVALQESTERAKKVKEWEALAKSLKALLMRVEVIGAKEDDVRGDIIDLLHLLLSNIGELVAEDSWLSGQVYAVQSIISGPLDRAKLKQAEKSLKEVVYKQGLVKHSLVEARNSFKAMISTFIDKLKYMGEASELYSGKIENYAQELSQTDDLIKINELVNHLMRDTSVMQTDILRSRDDLLSQQRLATDTQQRMEKLQEELQQLSEVVRIDQLTGVLNRRGMDEAFSTEIARYRRNGELLSVALLDIDNFKMLNDQHGHAAGDSALKHLAGVVKRAVRPTDIVTRMGGEEFVVILPNTNLEEAVVTMSRLQRALTKEYFLGNNQKLLITFSAGVALFKTEDDVNSILARADQAMYLAKKSGKNRVMTEVDLQASA, from the coding sequence ATGACAGCGTCGGAAATTGCCCGCGAAACCATTAAGCAGATGGCTGTTCGCCGCGTAGAACCAACGCCGGAAAATTACACTCAAATTTACTTTGAGGTCGCTGGTAAGCCGGTGAAAGAGGATGCTGTGGGCGCGTTACGTAAAGCGCTTAAGCAATTGCCGCACGACTCAATGGAGCAAACCAACTGGATCAACCGCTGGGAGAAGTTGCTCAAGCAAGATAACTGGCAAGGGTTGGGTGAGTTGCTCACCGAGTCTATGCAACAACAACTGAGCCACTCTACCAAATGGCCAAAAGCCATTCGCACCTTGCTGCTGGCCTGGGATGACAAGCGCAGTGGCGTTGATGTTGCCAGAAAGCGCGAAACATTAGAGCGTGTGCTAATCAATTTTGGTAGCGATGAATCGTTGTCCGACAAGCTGATCGGCATGGCAAATCACTGGTTGCCGTCTGATGCCGGTGGCGACGGTATTCCTTTAACGGATAACACAGAGGCGCCTGCACCGGTTACCGCGCTGGTTGAAGCCGTAGGTGCAGAGGGTTTACCGAGTGATGTGCAGCAATTTCATGGCGCTTTTACCATTTTACAAACTTTGCTCAAACAAACGCTGCAGTTAGGATTGATTCCGCGTTTAGAGGGATACCCTGACTTGCAAACAGAAGCTGTCGCCTTGCAGGAGAGTACTGAGCGCGCTAAAAAGGTTAAAGAGTGGGAGGCACTGGCCAAGTCACTCAAGGCTTTGTTGATGCGCGTGGAAGTGATTGGTGCCAAAGAAGACGATGTGCGGGGTGACATTATTGATTTGCTGCATTTGCTGCTATCGAATATTGGTGAACTGGTGGCTGAGGATAGCTGGCTGAGTGGCCAGGTCTATGCTGTGCAATCAATCATCAGCGGCCCACTTGATCGCGCCAAACTCAAGCAAGCAGAAAAAAGCCTGAAAGAGGTGGTTTACAAGCAAGGCTTGGTTAAGCATAGCCTGGTAGAAGCCAGAAACTCTTTTAAAGCCATGATCAGTACGTTTATCGACAAGCTGAAGTATATGGGCGAGGCGAGTGAGCTCTACAGCGGCAAGATTGAAAATTATGCCCAAGAGTTATCGCAGACCGATGATCTTATTAAAATCAATGAATTAGTGAACCATTTGATGCGCGACACCTCTGTCATGCAGACCGATATTTTGCGTTCGCGTGATGATTTGCTGAGTCAGCAACGGCTGGCGACCGACACCCAGCAACGGATGGAAAAACTGCAAGAAGAGTTGCAGCAATTGAGTGAGGTGGTCCGCATAGACCAATTGACCGGTGTGCTTAATCGCCGCGGCATGGATGAGGCCTTTAGTACTGAAATCGCGCGCTATCGCCGTAATGGCGAGTTGCTCAGTGTGGCATTGCTGGATATTGATAACTTTAAAATGTTAAATGACCAGCATGGGCATGCGGCAGGGGATTCTGCGTTGAAGCATCTGGCAGGCGTCGTCAAACGCGCCGTCAGGCCGACTGATATTGTGACCAGAATGGGCGGGGAAGAGTTTGTGGTGATCTTGCCGAATACCAATCTGGAAGAAGCGGTGGTGACCATGAGCCGTTTGCAACGCGCGCTCACTAAAGAATACTTTCTTGGTAACAACCAGAAGTTGCTGATTACATTTAGCGCGGGTGTGGCCTTGTTTAAGACCGAAGACGACGTCAACTCGATTTTGGCACGGGCCGATCAGGCCATGTACTTGGCCAAGAAAAGCGGTAAAAACCGCGTCATGACTGAAGTAGACCTGCAAGCGAGCGCCTAA
- the dnaX gene encoding DNA polymerase III subunit gamma/tau, giving the protein MSYQVLARKWRPKSFGSLVGQDHVVQALTNALSQQRLHHAYLFTGTRGVGKTTLSRILAKSLNCATGITATPCGECEACRAIDIGRYVDYVEMDAASNRGIADMVSLLEQAIYAPSSGRFKVYMIDEVHMLTKEAFNAMLKTLEEPPAHVKFILATTDPQKVPVTILSRCLQFNLRQMASSTITAHLQDILGQEQLPFEPPALQLIARAASGSMRDALSLTDQAIAYGNQSVRESDVRSMLGAIDQSYLYELLRALIANDAASLLNIAQQMESRSIGFESALNDLAALLHLLAVAQYSPQAIADDHPERQTLLNLASQLSAEMLQLYYQICILGHRDIGLAPDAYAGFTMTLLRLLAFKADAMTPSAAPATGGGNTSEGAPRGNAGGGARAALAQSRQAAVASEPAPTITAKPALAATEPLTTATLATPAPAAELPPVTVNTAMPDIEQIPQQAFSQPVVANAATSQAWDGNWRALVENHLSKLGLVRALAQNCELVSFDADAMTLRIGEAHKHLASANYLEKLNSALSSHFGRRLKLEIVIGQEANTPARQLAVEKAELQDQATDAIMADRFVQGLMQEMGATIVPNSIKPLH; this is encoded by the coding sequence ATGTCTTACCAAGTATTGGCGCGTAAATGGCGCCCAAAATCATTTGGCAGTCTGGTCGGACAAGACCATGTGGTTCAGGCCTTGACCAATGCCCTGAGCCAGCAACGTCTGCACCATGCCTATTTATTTACCGGCACCCGTGGCGTCGGTAAAACCACGCTGTCACGCATCCTGGCCAAATCCCTCAACTGTGCCACTGGCATTACCGCCACCCCGTGTGGTGAGTGCGAAGCCTGCCGCGCGATTGATATTGGCCGCTATGTGGACTACGTGGAAATGGATGCCGCCTCTAACCGCGGCATTGCCGACATGGTCAGTCTGCTGGAACAGGCGATTTACGCGCCCTCTTCCGGCCGCTTCAAAGTCTACATGATTGATGAAGTGCACATGCTGACCAAAGAAGCGTTTAATGCCATGCTAAAAACGCTGGAAGAGCCGCCTGCCCACGTCAAATTTATTCTGGCGACCACTGATCCGCAAAAAGTACCGGTCACCATCCTCTCGCGCTGCTTGCAGTTTAACTTGCGTCAAATGGCCAGCAGCACGATCACCGCCCATTTACAGGATATTTTAGGCCAGGAACAACTGCCTTTTGAGCCGCCTGCATTGCAATTGATTGCGCGTGCCGCCAGCGGCAGTATGCGTGATGCACTGTCATTGACCGATCAGGCGATTGCCTATGGCAACCAGTCGGTGCGCGAAAGTGACGTCCGCAGCATGCTAGGCGCAATTGACCAGAGTTATTTGTATGAGCTATTGCGCGCACTGATTGCCAATGATGCCGCAAGCTTGCTCAATATTGCCCAGCAAATGGAGTCTCGCAGCATAGGCTTTGAGAGCGCCCTCAATGATCTGGCCGCCTTGCTGCATTTATTGGCTGTGGCGCAATACAGCCCGCAAGCCATTGCCGACGACCACCCGGAACGCCAGACACTGCTAAACTTAGCCTCACAGCTCAGCGCAGAAATGCTGCAACTGTACTACCAGATTTGTATTCTTGGCCACCGTGATATTGGCCTGGCGCCGGATGCTTATGCCGGGTTCACCATGACCTTGTTACGCTTGCTGGCATTTAAAGCCGACGCCATGACGCCCTCTGCGGCGCCTGCGACTGGCGGTGGCAACACATCAGAAGGGGCTCCGCGCGGCAATGCTGGCGGCGGTGCCCGTGCGGCGCTGGCACAAAGCCGCCAGGCTGCTGTAGCCAGTGAGCCTGCGCCAACCATCACAGCGAAACCAGCATTGGCTGCGACTGAGCCGTTGACGACGGCAACCTTGGCAACACCAGCACCTGCCGCCGAGTTGCCACCTGTGACGGTTAACACAGCTATGCCTGATATCGAGCAGATTCCGCAACAAGCATTTTCGCAACCGGTGGTAGCCAATGCAGCGACATCGCAGGCCTGGGACGGTAACTGGCGTGCGCTGGTAGAAAACCATTTAAGCAAGCTGGGGCTGGTGCGCGCGCTGGCACAAAACTGCGAACTGGTGAGCTTTGACGCAGACGCCATGACTTTGCGTATTGGTGAAGCGCACAAACATCTTGCCAGTGCCAATTATCTTGAAAAACTCAATAGTGCGTTGAGCAGCCATTTTGGCCGCCGCCTCAAGTTAGAGATCGTCATTGGCCAGGAAGCAAACACACCAGCCAGGCAATTAGCCGTTGAAAAAGCAGAGTTACAAGACCAGGCCACAGATGCCATTATGGCTGACCGCTTTGTGCAAGGCCTGATGCAGGAAATGGGCGCAACCATCGTCCCCAACTCAATTAAACCGTTACATTAA